The proteins below come from a single Papaver somniferum cultivar HN1 chromosome 11, ASM357369v1, whole genome shotgun sequence genomic window:
- the LOC113323267 gene encoding mitochondrial import inner membrane translocase subunit TIM10-like produces MAANSAQAAAQAAFEKDQMFGMAANEMEYRVDLFNRLTQTCFNKCIEKRYKEAELNMGENSCIDRCVSKYWQVTNLVGQLLGSNRPPM; encoded by the exons ATGGCTGCCAACAGTGCTCAAGCTGCGGCTCAAGCTGCTTTCGAGAAAGACCAG ATGTTTGGAATGGCTGCAAATGAAATGGAATATAGGGTTGATTTGTTTAACAG GCTTACTCAGACTTGCTTTAACAAATGTATTGAGAAGAG ATACAAGGAGGCTGAGCTAAATATGGGTGAGAACAGTTGCATCGACCGTTGTGTTTCAAAGTATTGGCAG GTGACAAATTTAGTTGGCCAGCTCCTTGGTTCTAATCGACCTCCAATGTAA